One window from the genome of Musa acuminata AAA Group cultivar baxijiao chromosome BXJ1-4, Cavendish_Baxijiao_AAA, whole genome shotgun sequence encodes:
- the LOC135672265 gene encoding protein MIZU-KUSSEI 1-like — MRTIMARSPSESFSFSKRHFQWIAGKGGDDKRQEGGKAEEETFTFSTIASSCDDNAPMKVEVAPPPARKKGPSPSAAAAAVSRLRSVLAAAIAGRHRPVGIGPRVTGTLFGHRRGHVYFAFQVDPRACPAVLIELTTPTSTLVREMASGLVRIALECERRAGGGKKLLEGPLWRAYFNGKKCGYAVRRECGPAEWRVLRAVEPVSTGAGVLPGDGGAYGEMMYMRARFERVVGSKDSEAFYMMNPDNSAGPELSIYLLRV; from the coding sequence ATGCGGACCATCATGGCCAGAAGCCCCAGCGAGTCCTTCTCCTTCTCTAAGAGGCACTTCCAGTGGATAGCTGGCAAGGGTGGTGACGACAAAAGGCAAGAAGGAGGGAAGGCGGAGGAGGAGACGTTTACTTTCTCCACCATCGCCTCGTCTTGCGATGATAATGCGCCGATGAAGGTAGAGGTAGCTCCGCCTCCCGCGAGGAAGAAGGGGCCGTCACCGTCCGCGGCAGCGGCGGCAGTCTCTAGGTTGCGGTCGGTGCTGGCAGCGGCAATCGCCGGCAGACATCGACCGGTGGGCATCGGGCCCCGCGTGACGGGCACGCTATTCGGGCACCGCCGCGGCCACGTCTACTTCGCATTCCAAGTCGATCCGCGCGCTTGCCCGGCGGTGCTGATCGAGCTCACCACGCCCACGAGCACGCTGGTCAGGGAGATGGCCTCCGGGCTGGTGCGGATCGCGCTGGAGTGCGAGCGGCGGGCCGGCGGCGGAAAGAAGCTGCTGGAGGGGCCACTGTGGCGTGCGTACTTCAACGGCAAGAAGTGCGGCTACGCGGTGCGCCGAGAGTGCGGCCCGGCGGAATGGAGGGTCTTGCGGGCGGTTGAGCCGGTGTCGACGGGCGCCGGCGTGCTCCCTGGCGACGGCGGAGCCTACGGGGAGATGATGTACATGAGGGCAAGGTTCGAGCGGGTGGTAGGTTCCAAGGACTCCGAGGCCTTCTACATGATGAATCCCGATAACAGCGCCGGCCCCGAGCTCAGCATATACCTGCTCAGAGTCTAA